Genomic segment of Sphingopyxis lindanitolerans:
GGCACGGTGCCGACGACGCTGGCCGCGACGAACAGACCCATCATGCCCTTGGTCAAAATACGCATATCAAATCCTTTCCTGGTCATGGCGCCTCCTTCCCGAGCGGGACCGGACGCTTCGAGGGGAGAACGAGCCGCGCTCGCAAGCCGTTGCATGAACCTGAAGCAACGAGACGAAGCGAGTGAATCCATAGACGAACCGAAAGGCTCTTGAAGGCGGGGCGCCGCCATGCGACACCAAGGCCATGTTGAACATCGCCTCGATCGTCATCGGCCTTATCGCGCTGATTCTCGCCATTCCCGCCTTCATCCCGCTGCTTGGCTGGGCGAATTGGGTGGTGGTGCCGATCGCGGTCGTCGGGCTGGCGCTCGGCGCGATGTCGAGCCGGACCAGCGGACGCAATCTCAATATCGTCGTCATCGTCATCGGCGTCGTTCGCCTGATGCTCGGCGGCGGCATCATCTGATCGCGGGGCCATGGCGACGTCTCCGGCCCCGGCCCCGGCGGGGAGCGATCAGAGCGGCCTGCCCTATGCGCTAGCCGCTTATGGCATCTGGGGCTTTGTCCCGCTCTTCTTCAAATTGGTCGAAAGCGTTCCGCCGGTCGAGGTGCTGGCGCAGCGCATCATCTGGTCGCTGCCGCTCTGTTTCGTCATCATGGTCTTCCGGCGGCAGATCGGCGACTATCTCGCCGCGCTCCGCGACATTCGCGTGCTGCGGATGCTGCTCGCGAGTTCGCTGCTGATCGCGGTCAACTGGCTCGTCTATATCTTCGCGATCTTCACCGACCATGTGCTCGCGGCGAGCCTTGGCTATTATCTCAACCCGCTGATCAATGTGGTGCTGGGAATGGTTTTCCTCGGCGAGCGGCTCGGCCGGCTCCAGCTCGTCGCGGTCGTTATCGCGGGCGTCGGGGTCGCGATCCTGCTCGCGGGGGCGCTCGACACTTTGTGGATCAGCCTGATGCTCGCGCTGACCTTCGGCTTCTATGGTCTGATCCGCAAGATCGTGCCGGTGGGGTCGCTCCCCGGCCTCGCGGTCGAGACGACGCTGCTGACGCCCTTGGCGCTCGCGGTCGCGGGCTGGTATCTGTGGATCGGCGACGGGCGCGGCTTTGGATCGGGCGGCTCGATCAGCCTGCTCTTGATGGCGAGCGGTATCGTGACCGCGGTGCCGCTGCTCCTCTTCGCGACGGCGGCGCGGCGGATGAGCTATGCCGCGCTCGGCTTTGCGCAATATCTGGCGCCGACGTTGCAATTCCTGCTCGGCCTGTTCGCCTTCCACGAGCCGCTGAAGCCCGTGCAATTTGCCTGCTTCCTCTTGATCTGGATCAGTATCGCGGTGTTCAGCTTTGATATGTGGCGCAAGATGCGCGCCGAACGGATGGTCGGGATCGCCTAAACCAGCCGCCAGCCCAATGTCTCGCCCGCGTGGAAGGGGACGACTTCGCCGATCCTGTCGGGCACCACCGTCTCGCCGCGTTCGAGCGTGATCGTGCCGCCATTGAGCGGCAGGCCATAGAAATTCGGGCCATGCTCGCTCGCAAAGCCCTCGAACTTGTCGAGCGCGCCTTCCTCGTCGAACACCGTCACATAGGATTCGAGCGCATAGGGCGCGTTGAAAATGCCCGCGCAGCCGCAAGCGGCCTCTTTCGTGTGAACCGCGTGCGGCGCGCTGTCGGTGCCGAGGAAGAATTTGGGCGAGCCCGACACCGCCGCCGCGCGCACCGCGAGCCGGTGCGCCTCGCGCTTGGCGACGGGCAGGCAGTAAGCGTGCGGCCGGATGCCGCCGACGAGCATCGCGTTGCGGTTGATGTGGAGGTGCTGCGGGGTGATCGTCGCGCCGATATTCGCGGGCGCGTCCCGCACGAAATCGACCGCTTCGGCCGTCGTGATATGTTCGAACACGATCTTGAGGGTCGGCAGCTTCTTCACGAGCGGCGCGAGGATGCGGTCGATGAACACCGCTTCGCGGTCGAAGATGTCGACGTCCTGGTCGGTCACCTCGCCATGGATCAGCAGCGGCATGCCGATCTCGGCCATGCGATCGAGCACGGGCAGGATGTTGGCGATGTCGGTGACGCCGTGCGCGCTGCCCGTCGTCGCGTGGGCGGGATAGAGTTTCGCGGCGGTGAATACCCCCGCGGCATGGCCGCGCGTCAGTTCGTCGGCGTCGCTGCGATCGGTCAGATAGGCGACGATCAACGGGGTGAAGTCGAGTTCCTTCGGCACGGCGGCGCGGATGCGATCGCGATACGCCGCGCCTTCCGCCGCGGTCGTCACCGGCGGCGACAGGTTGGGCATGATGATCGCGCGCGCGAACTGGCGCGCGGTATGACGCGCGACCGCGCCCAGCATCGCGCCGTCACGCAGATGGACGTGCCAGTCGTCGGGGCGGCGGATCGTCAGGCGGTCGGTCATCTGCGGCTCGTCGATAAATGGGTTGGTTTTGGCTGGAGCGTCCCTAGATTATCGCCATGCCCAATACCACCCTCAACGACCGCGCGCTCGTCCGTCTTTCGGGGGAGGATGTGCGCGGCTTCCTGCAAGGCCTCGTCACCAACGATGTCGCGGGCAATCTGCCGGTGTGGGCGGCGCTGCTGACCCCGCAGGGCAAAGTGCTGTTCGACTTCCTGATCTGGGCCGACGAGGCGGATGTGCTGATCGATTGCGAGCGCGCCGCTGCCGACGATCTCGCCAAACGCCTGACGCTCTATCGCCTCCGCCGCGCGATCATAATTGCGCGCGAAGAGGGGCTGGGCGTCCATTGGGCGAAGCAAGGCGATTTGGGCGTCGTCGATCCGCGCCTGTCCGACCTGGGTCAGCGCTGGCTCGCGCCCGCCGATGCAGGCGCAGCAGGGGAGGGGGCCGATGCCGCGTGGCAGGCGCACCGCCTATCGCTGGGCGTCACCGAGGGGCGCGCCGAGCTTGGCGACGGGACGACGCTCTGGCTCGAATGCAATGCCGCCGAACTGAACGGCGTCAGCTTTGCCAAGGGCTGCTATGTCGGGCAGGAGAATACGGCGCGAATGAACTGGCGGCAGAAGGTCAACCGGCGGCTGGTCGTCGCTCCGATCGCCGAAGCCGACGCCAAGCGGCAAGTCGTCGCCTATCCCGAACTCGGCTGGTCGGTCGAGCATCGGCGGGTCGAAAATATCGACCCCGTCGCGGCGCCGGGATGGATGCGCGAAGCGCTTACCGTCGATACTGGTTCATGACAGGTGCAGGCGGGCGTGGTAATTTTCCCGCCATGCGCGCCTGTCTGATTGCTTCGGCGTTCGTCGCCGCTCTTGCCGCCGTCCCGGCCATCGCCGCCGATCCGCCGCTCGTGCCGATCGCGCCCGAGAAGGCCACCGCCCCCTCGATCTTGACGCCGCTCGCCGGGGATTCGCCCTGGACCGCGCGGTTCGAGGCCGCCGCCGACGAATTGCTTCCCGCGCTGCGTTCGATGGATGAAAGCCGTTGGGGGCCGCTGCTCGGCGGCCGGTGGCTCGCCGCGCCCGACCGCGCGCGCGTGACGGCCCTGCTGCGCGACCGCGACAGCCCGTTCCGCCACGCACTGTTTGCGCAAGGGGTCACGCACCGCGCCATCCTGGGGTGGCAGCCGCCCGCGACGCTGACCGCCGAAGATCGCGCCGCGATCGCCGCGCGGCCCGAGGCCGAGGCGATCGTCTGCTGGTCGTCGGACGCCGATGCGTCCTGGCCGACCACCGCCGCCGAAGCCGACAATGCGCCGGGGCGGCGCTATGCCTGCGCGCGCATCACCTACAGCATCCGGGGCGAAACACCGCGCTGGCGTGCCTTCGTCGAGCGGGAACCCGCTTAACCATTCCCCAATCATGATCTGCGACAAACGCGCCATGTTGGGGCGTTTCATCACCATGGCCGCGATGATCGCGGCAGGCTCGATCGGCATCGCCGGGATCGCCGGCCGGCAAAAGGCCGAAGCGCCCGCGGCGCCTGTGGTCGATCGCTACGCCGGCGAAAGCAACTGGACGACGCGGGGACGCGATGCCGCCGCCGCCGCTGCCAAAACCTCCTCGTCGCCGGCGGGGCCGGTCAAGATCAGGCGCGCGTCCGATTCGCATTTCTATGCCGACACCGACGTGCAGGGCACGCAGATCCGCATGCTCGTCGACAGCGGCGCCTCGCTCGTTGCGTTGACGCGGCGCGATGCGGAGGCGATCGGGATCGATGTCGACCGCCTGCCGGTCGGCGGCATGGCGCAGACCGCGGGCGGCCAGGTGCCGATGCGGATCGTCATGCTCGACAGCGTCGAGGTCGACGGGATCGCGGTGCGGAATGTCGAGGCGGCGGTGGTCGATGCCGACATGGGCGTCTCGCTGCTCGGCCAGAGCTTCCTCGCCAAGCTCGACGCGGTGAATGTCGAAGGGGACATGATGACGTTGCGGTGAGGGGCTGTTTGGGGCCGGAAATCTGCCCTGTCTTCTTTCGTCATCGCGGCTTGGATCCGGGGGCTGGTCGGCGCAAGGAGCGCGTGGTCATTTCCAAAGTTCAGGAAAGTTCAGCCT
This window contains:
- the rarD gene encoding EamA family transporter RarD, which codes for MATSPAPAPAGSDQSGLPYALAAYGIWGFVPLFFKLVESVPPVEVLAQRIIWSLPLCFVIMVFRRQIGDYLAALRDIRVLRMLLASSLLIAVNWLVYIFAIFTDHVLAASLGYYLNPLINVVLGMVFLGERLGRLQLVAVVIAGVGVAILLAGALDTLWISLMLALTFGFYGLIRKIVPVGSLPGLAVETTLLTPLALAVAGWYLWIGDGRGFGSGGSISLLLMASGIVTAVPLLLFATAARRMSYAALGFAQYLAPTLQFLLGLFAFHEPLKPVQFACFLLIWISIAVFSFDMWRKMRAERMVGIA
- the pyrC gene encoding dihydroorotase — protein: MTDRLTIRRPDDWHVHLRDGAMLGAVARHTARQFARAIIMPNLSPPVTTAAEGAAYRDRIRAAVPKELDFTPLIVAYLTDRSDADELTRGHAAGVFTAAKLYPAHATTGSAHGVTDIANILPVLDRMAEIGMPLLIHGEVTDQDVDIFDREAVFIDRILAPLVKKLPTLKIVFEHITTAEAVDFVRDAPANIGATITPQHLHINRNAMLVGGIRPHAYCLPVAKREAHRLAVRAAAVSGSPKFFLGTDSAPHAVHTKEAACGCAGIFNAPYALESYVTVFDEEGALDKFEGFASEHGPNFYGLPLNGGTITLERGETVVPDRIGEVVPFHAGETLGWRLV
- a CDS encoding YgfZ/GcvT domain-containing protein → MPNTTLNDRALVRLSGEDVRGFLQGLVTNDVAGNLPVWAALLTPQGKVLFDFLIWADEADVLIDCERAAADDLAKRLTLYRLRRAIIIAREEGLGVHWAKQGDLGVVDPRLSDLGQRWLAPADAGAAGEGADAAWQAHRLSLGVTEGRAELGDGTTLWLECNAAELNGVSFAKGCYVGQENTARMNWRQKVNRRLVVAPIAEADAKRQVVAYPELGWSVEHRRVENIDPVAAPGWMREALTVDTGS
- a CDS encoding retropepsin-like aspartic protease family protein, whose protein sequence is MICDKRAMLGRFITMAAMIAAGSIGIAGIAGRQKAEAPAAPVVDRYAGESNWTTRGRDAAAAAAKTSSSPAGPVKIRRASDSHFYADTDVQGTQIRMLVDSGASLVALTRRDAEAIGIDVDRLPVGGMAQTAGGQVPMRIVMLDSVEVDGIAVRNVEAAVVDADMGVSLLGQSFLAKLDAVNVEGDMMTLR